The Daucus carota subsp. sativus chromosome 9, DH1 v3.0, whole genome shotgun sequence genome window below encodes:
- the LOC108202119 gene encoding uncharacterized protein LOC108202119: MRYVISREESMNGTNVQCPCFKCENRKFWNAETVKLHLMKKRFVRDYYVWDRHGEPYVARQSGEQSSTNYSNTQGGRDDDNLMYNMVMDAAGPSFDPEIPNAEAQKLYDILKSSERELYEGCETSQLSAMAQMLCLKSDHHWSETCYDQTSQFFKSILPEDNTFLDSFYSTKKYMEELGLPSQQIDCCINGCMIYWGEDINMESCKFCSHARYKTRLNKAKKERKKVPVRRMIYFPLAPRLQRLYAWPTTATHMRWHAEHDEEEGVMRHCSDSEEWKQFDRAHPSFSSETRNVRLGLSADGFQPFGATDKSYSCWPIIVTPYNLPLWMCSKEQYLFLSVLVPGPKNPKQKIDVFLQPLIAELKMLWEVGVETWDNSLKQNFRMRAALMWTVSDFPAYSMLSGWKTAGHLACPHCAHDHDAYSLSHGGKTTWFDNHRKFLPANHPFRKNKNWFTKGKIVTESASPVRTGEDVFQEIESLGLMKVTELESEEHNARVIKAYNCGWKKRSIFWDLPYWRTLSIRHNLDVMHIEKNVFENIFNTIMAIEVKTKDNSKARDDIAMICRRPELAIDELTRKYPKACYSLDKKPKQKVCEWLKDLKFPDGYVSNMRRCINMKKCI; the protein is encoded by the coding sequence ATGCGATATGTTATATCTCGAGAAGAGTCCATGAATGGGACAAATGTTCAGTGTCCATGTTTCAAGTGTGAGAATCGCAAATTCTGGAATGCAGAGACGGTGAAACTGCACTTAATGAAGAAAAGGTTTGTAAGAGATTATTATGTGTGGGATCGACATGGAGAGCCATATGTTGCTCGACAAAGTGGAGAACAATCATCCACAAATTACTCCAATACCCAAGGCGGAAGAGATGATGACAACCTAATGTACAATATGGTGATGGATGCTGCTGGTCCGAGTTTTGATCCGGAGATTCCAAATGCAGAGGCACAAAAGTTATATGATATTCTAAAGTCATCTGAGagagagttatatgaaggttgtGAAACATCTCAGTTGTCTGCCATGGCGCAGATGTTGTGTTTGAAATCTGATCATCATTGGTCAGAGACATGTTATGATCAGACGTCACAGTTCTTCAAAAGCATCTTGCCTGAAGATAACACATTTCTTGATAGCTTTTATAGTACGAAGAAGTACATGGAAGAACTGGGGCTTCCTTCCCAGCAGATTGATTGTTGTATTAATGGCTGCATGATATACTGGGGTGAAGACATCAACATGGAGTCTTGTAAATTTTGTTCGCATGCGAGATACAAAACAAGACTTAACAAAGCCAAGAAGGAGAGAAAGAAAGTGCCTGTTAGAAGGATGATCTATTTTCCATTAGCACCGAGATTGCAAAGGTTATATGCTTGGCCTACGACAGCAACGCATATGAGATGGCATGCTGAACATGATGAAGAAGAAGGTGTGATGCGTCATTGTTCAGATTCGGAGGAGTGGAAACAATTTGATAGAGCACATCCCTCATTTTCCTCAGAGACGAGAAATGTTAGACTGGGACTTTCTGCTGATGGGTTTCAACCATTTGGTGCAACTGATAAATCATATTCTTGTTGGCCAATTATAGTAACTCCATACAATTTGCCTCTGTGGATGTGCTCAAAAGAACAGTACTTATTTCTGTCCGTACTTGTGCCCGGACCAAAAAATCCAAAACAAAAGATAGATGTTTTCCTTCAACCATTGATTGCTGAGTTGAAAATGTTATGGGAAGTTGGTGTGGAGACTTGGGATAAttctttgaaacaaaattttcgTATGCGAGCTGCTTTGATGTGGACTGTTAGTGACTTTCCTGCTTATTCAATGTTGTCTGGATGGAAAACTGCTGGTCATTTAGCTTGTCCCCATTGTGCTCATGATCATGATGCATATAGTCTTTCACATGGTGGAAAAACTACATGGTTTGATAATCATCGAAAGTTTTTACCGGCCAATCATCCATTTCGAAAGAATAAAAACTGGTTTACAAAGGGAAAGATAGTCACCGAGTCTGCCTCACCAGTCCGAACAGGTGAAGATGTGTTTCAAGAAATAGAGTCACTTGGTTTGATGAAAGTTACTGAATTGGAAAGTGAAGAGCACAATGCTAGAGTCATTAAAGCTTATAATTGTGGATGGAAAAAAAGAAGCATCTTTTGGGATTTACCATATTGGAGGACACTATCAATTAGACATAATCTTGATGTTATGCATATTGAGAAGAATGTCTTTGAAAATATCTTCAACACTATCATGGCcattgaagttaaaaccaaagaTAATTCGAAGGCAAGAGATGATATCGCAATGATTTGTCGAAGACCTGAGTTAGCAATTGATGAATTGACACGAAAGTATCCGAAAGCATGTTATAGTTTGGACAAGAAGCCAAAACAAAAAGTATGTGAATGGCTGAAAGATCTAAAATTTCCAGATGGATATGTGTCAAATATGAGGCGTTGCATAAACATGAAGAAATGCATCTAA